DNA sequence from the Rhizoctonia solani chromosome 14, complete sequence genome:
CAATTAGGTCCTTTTGAAGTCACAGAGAAAATATCAAgtcacgcctaccgcctaaAACTCCCAGAcaccctgaaaatccatgacgtgttctatgtaggatTGCTATCCAAAGCACACGAATCCCCcagtcaaccatttccagaaagaccccctcctgaaacaatagaaggggaagaggagtatgaggttgaacaaataattgactccaaacaacaacggggaaaatggttttacctaattaaatggaagggttatggcctggaagacaactcctgggaaccggaagaactcctagaaaacagccaagaggagatacaacgcttcaacaagtcacaactgaaaaaggctcgtgactccgccaagagcctttaaggggggggcaatgttataaacccctaaacatataccattagaatcgcctgaattttccattatttttagtattttttacgaacttgatatctcatgttttttgatcacgtgatctcggcgcttattatgccgagatgccgcgccgagatgccgtgccaagggcgcttaggagaaatccacgcttctgcgcagtccgcagcatgcttctcatttgtcttttgtacttttttctctcacgcgcacagaccatgtagatagtgcgctttgtctatatatacagcaggaaaattgcttggagacaccaagtcaattttaccttgtctcatattcattgaggaggatatccagccagctaagtagccggcccccttagTCACCAGTAGCAACCCCTctaccttactcaccacacctcccaggcctaaggccccctcgcagtagcatagaagtagtagaccgccttaagcggtagtagtatagcctagatagatAGTAGACCAACTCTgttagtagtagtacggccgtaagcgcccgcccactagcgagtacccaaccttacagttggcgtacaacaagAAACAGCTGGAAGCACATTTGTTACATTTGGACCCTTGACTCCCAACACTATACAACACATATGCCCAGAAACAGGACCTTGTTGCTCAAATACAGGCACTCAAAGACACTTAGGCCGCTCATGATGTGATGCAaatggacaagctcaagtgTCAAAAGCAAGTCTTGCGTTGATTAGGGTTTGCAAGCACAATGGGGTGTTCAACAACCTCTTACCCAAGCATGCCGCGTTGCTGAGTTGTTTTGTGTTTACTGTAAAAGTGTGCATCCTTCCCATTTCATGGTTTATGCTTACATGGCTATTAGAGTGAACAAGCAACAAAGCTCAAAGAAGAACTTGCTGGCTGATTGAGGACATTGCAGGATTGGCAAGGAGGATTGTCAAAGTTGCAAAGGAGAGCACATGCCAACCAACAAGGGTGAGTACATTCAGAGCTTTGAAGTTGAATCAATGGATGCAGTTTGCTATAAATACAGAGGGAAATTCTTGGTTTGTCCATACACCAACCCTGCATGCACCTGCTGCTCTTTGTGCGCCGTTCATTTTGCCCTGTACACCTGGATTGTTGTACTTGCCACCACACTCATTACGTTTGTACCCTTGGCTTGCATGCAATACAACCTGCCCCCGGTAACGGAATTGGGTTGCTCAGATCCGGTACTCAAAACATCCCTCAAGACTTGAGACAGGTTGTATGTTGGTCAATGTGTGCACAAGTGAGATCAAGGGCAGGGAATTGTACAGGTGTGATAATAGTCAAAAACAGGATTTTTGAGTAGTGTCTTTATTGTATGAGCAGTGTCTGTAAATTGAATTTACTGAAATGCCTTTGGATATGACTGCTACATGGGGAAATCTATGGGGTACAGCAAGTTTAAAGATATAATTTCATTGCGCTGGTAATAATTTGTTAATGGACCCTATGCCTCTACGTAGAGCTACGTAGATGCGCGTAGATCAGCGCTTCTATGTAGAAAGCTCTGTCTACCTAGATCTACGGAGATGTTATGATATCTACCTAGCTCTATGGAGATACAAGTCATCTAGGTATATATACGTAGTTATACATAGATAGGCCCAAATAGGTAGAGACCCCCTTTTTGCTGATgtcttggcaggtcttggcatggcatcttgtcaaggtaagcgccaagatcatgtgatggaaaagtaaagatattgagattgtaaaaaatagtgaAAAGATGAGAAAATTCAGGGGATTCTAGTGGTGTAATTGTCAAGGGTGTAACAGGTTGAAATTTCACATCTGCACCCCAACCAAGTGTATCTACCTCTGGTAGTGTTGCAGACAcactgtcctagatgtctggtGGGACATTGAGGGGATGGTGCTTGAGGCTGCAGTGTACAAAATATGGAggagttgcttaaggcaacaacagtcctaactacagcaacaagcaacTATCCTACTACtacaagactgcttaaggcagctgtcataaacagaggaaaatagaactagccggaattgaaccagcttgaccactaagccatagagccctattattcctctgctgacaacccattattacacctgctaccccccaaatttgggcttgggccagcatgcaaccacttgtactggtcatgtgactgtgtccaggacacagaagctgcttaaggcagcatagggactatgtagctatggacttagtagttaccagctgtaaggccttgtacacttagtggatgcaacaagaggtaattgacctgggtgttaccatggttggttggtgttacaacctccttatctataccactggatttggacaatttttctgatatttttacctTTTTTTGCAAACtctgtgttgtacaccactgtaaggtgggtacatgctggtggaagcaggcgcttggggccgtactactacaagcaagactaatgtaatctactctatactaggctatactactgtcaCTTAAGGTGACCTACTGCTAACTAgtgacaaaggggcctgaggcctgggaggtgtgatgagtaagggGGGTGGTGAGCATCTGAGAACTACTgtgggcctgctacttagctggctgactaatcctcctcaatgcgtatgagacaaggtaaaattgacttggggtttccaagcaatttccctgctgtatatatagacaaaactactaggtacatgtggtctgtgcgtgtgtgaatagaagactacatgtgaaaagagaagtgtgctgcgggctgcgcagaagtgtggatttctcctaagcacccttggcacggcatcttggcgcagcatcttggcataataagcaccaagatcacatgattgaaaaacaaaagatattgagttcggaaaaaatactaaaaataatagaaaaaacaggcaaatccattGGTATAgtttaggaggttataacactctgtatcttttgttttttgatcacatgaccttggtgcttattatgccaagatgctgcaccaagatgccatgccaagggcgcttaggagaaatccacgcttctgcgcagtccgcagcatgcttcctttttcacatgtagtcttctattcacacatgcacagaccacatgtagttagtttcttgtctatatatacagcagggaaattgcttggagaccccaagtcaattttaccttgtctcttactcattagaggaggatatcagaagccagctaagtagccagccttagtagttcagaagctAACCCCCTTActtcactcatcacacctcccaggcctaaggcccccttgtcaactgtagatagtagtaggatgccttaagcgccagtagtatagcctttagaTTAGATTACACAAGcattgtctgtagtagtacagccatgAGCGCCTGCcctattagcaagtacccaccttacagtggtgtacaacagttggcctccttatatattacagagagcAAGCTGattacaaatacaaatgTGCAAAaacataaccaataagaaccctgctccaactgcagccttactcatgcatatgtgtcactgacatgtcataatgatgtcattgggtggaggtggctacatatgttGGGTAAGtgtgtgttgtagacacacttgataccagggaatttattcccattttcttgaatttaaacaaagataaacagacaacatttttaatcacatgactttggtgcctatatcttatgttaagcgccaagccacatccccctCTACACATTattcagcacatgtagccacctccacctatgatgtcatcatgacacatcagtgacacgtatgcatgagtaaggccaactgcagagcagggttcttattggattcagtattggatataatgtatttgtaattagctagtagatagaatatataaggaggccaaccaaccatggttgTTACAAACCCAGGTCTGTAACACTGTAATGCCTGCACGTGACCACCACCTTGTTGCGCCGTTCTCCCTGCTCTCCTTGCCCTCTGGCCCCCTCTCTCCAGCCCATTGCTTTCATGCAACTCTCttgcacctccaccttgtcCCTCAGGTACCCAAGGATCCCACACGGTTGTTGCGCTCATTTGCACAACATTGGCCCCAATTTGGCCAAACTCCAACTTAGACCATTGGTTCTTACAATTGGTTGTGCAGAGCCTCTTGGCTCCCCACTCCTTATCTTTGCATACCTCTTTCATTTTGTCTTGTATTTCacttctctctttctctcctgTTTTGCCCTCTGGGCTCACAGACACTTCCTACCGGTGCCCACAGCCTCCTTGCATGTATGCacttatgtatataaacaAGCATGGGAAGTCCAATGCCTCCCATTGCTTGCAACACCAGTTCTTACTTGTAGAATACATTTGCTTATCTTACTTgcttgccctgctccctctCATTGTCTTGACACTTGTCCGCACCGTCCTCTTTGTTCAGCGCTCACTTGCTTAGTCATCTGTTTTGCCTCTGCAAGTCTAAcaatggtaacacccaggttgattacctcttgttgcatccactcagtgtacaagggccttacagcccagtaattacttagttagctacttagatagtcctacactgccttaagcggctttgttgttgtacttagatagcttgtcaccgccataagcagtcttgttgttgtaggatggctgcttgttgccatagataggtttgccattgccttaagcaactttctcacTTTGTACcctgcggccacaagcgccatccccttgatgtcctaacagatgtctaggacagtgtggatggggacatggcttggtgcttagcatatAGAATAAGCActgagatcacatgatttgaAATGTTAAttgattgcctttgtttaaaattgagaagaTAAGGAATAAatcccttggtatatgtgtgtctacaacacacaCACAATACCATGAAATTTTTCCAACTTtccaaatttaaacaaacacAAACCAACAACttctttgatcatgtgactttggtgcttatgtcATACCCTAAGTGCCTTGCCATGTCCCCTCCTCTGCATATTCAgctacatagccacctccaccttgatgacatcataggtgacatGTATGGATGACTAAGGCCACTGATGGAGCAGGCTTCTTATTGGGTTTGGTATTTGATATGTAATTGTAGATAGCACAGcctctctgtaatatatcagGAGGGAAATCAACCATGGCAATCCCCAGGTCagttacctcttgttgcatccccacattgtacaagggcctttgtcacaactaagctcagacctatggtacaagtaGCTTAGagtccatggccctatcaccaatggactatcaAACAAtgtagaggggcaacaaaggcccaatgtcataacccatatctggaagggttattaccatatatatccactgtcaaagatatatatagtatatgtgatgcacagtgatatattaataatataagttgctggggaacattgcactccccctgccccctagccatgggccaatgttaaggcccacaggcaaggtctgaatattatattatttaagaagagattatgtcatccccccacctcaaattcatagtagtttagtatagtatttgataaaggactggagggggggaggtcatgtgaccctggtgggctgtcagtctctaagtcatgagcccttagagtaatgacagttctgactgcatatatgtgagtatatgtggccttctaaagactgtggaatatcctattagtaggtggcttggtcaggagacatgccagcaaaggcatgggtcatgacacccaaggggtatgatcagggtagagggcaacaaggcctgggttatgggaATATATTAAtgtgcactaatggccaactaggggcctgggcaaggggtaggagtaagcttaggatgaattgacaaagaggtcaagtcttgctgttctagaggcaacttgacctggtttatatacaggaggagagccacatcaaaaacaacagtactaaataatgagtcatttacaGTTTCATATcctatatcaaatatatcatgtgatcttgatgagtcataaatatataccaaaaaaggaaactgtctcagaaaaaagatagaaaatagtaaaaaattatgtcatgccaatgaaggtcatgacagccttaagcccagCAATCATCTCTCACTTAGCTACTCATTGCCACCTTAATCAGTCTGCTTGCTGTACTTGGGTAGTTTGTTGATGCCTCAAGTgccttggtcactgtagttagttagctaGACACCACAGGATACCTCCACACCACCTTATGTtgagagttgtgtaagtacaggagtaagaaagaattactatatacaaaatgtatatgggaataattgagaactagtattaagtaTCAGAATgtatgcacagaatagatgcacaatatatgctaggtttatcaggaataaacaactcctaacaaatagtctaccaactatgaagtgcaggtggttggttatgtatagtaccttagactaatgatacttaagcctaagtgactaagggtatgtatacttaagacCCCTaagatagtaccttaggtaagagggttacctgactaatgtacaggattgataggatttgcctaataagtataggacttatatatgcttaagtaagacttaagacttatagGGTTTACCTagaatatatctaggatttatgagatattgtagataaagctatccaCAACATAGGAGTATGGTTGATTGATatactatcactcaatcacaacaatccttacagtattgttgcactatactcaatgttgagctcaacaactgtgacagtcaagcagcacagggttgcagtaagtacactaataggttaccctgcaTCTGTTGgaactggcctatggtcttagtgtggtgaataacctcctatgctatttacagtgagtcaatcactagaGTAAATGTGCAggtaagctgttaaaggcttgtgtgtatatgtcaatatataagagtggataaatggatgcattagaagtgtcttcacagggttcttttataccctgagaaggtgcacaaacaagtatatacatgaatgATATCAACcaggggtacaggaggtagaggtggcacctgaaacacttgagggagccaataatTTGGTACACAGTAAATAACAACAGtccctaatatttgccccaaggcagtatttacctgtgtgggtgcttagatgtcccaaggctaagtgtctCATCCTTGAAGTAAACACTCTCAAAGGTATGATACCTCTGAAtggggtacttacagtaaacaggacataactctgccaaataaTAACCATTCTGAGTATTTGAGCTGTTGTTCTGGAGTGCACATACAGATACACCTAAGCacaagcaatttggcagtgtgggatgcctgggtgatggagaaaaggtgcATATAGTGCATTAGCACTTAAGCACTGATTAAGtactggagcacttgcctatgcaacaggggggatcctgaatatttctgtgtgtagccacaagatagagtCTTGTATAGtagatactacaaacaaggagAATATTGGTAGTtgctgtttatctactctgctgaatttatatatatttaaatgagtgagaaaacagcatatatgcagaagatattgcatattgagggtattcttGAGGCTTATAGGTTTTTCAAAGGTTGCTGTCTTAAACAGAGGagaatagaactagccagaattgaaccagcttgaccacttgttacaccctcttgacttataccattggaattggacaagttttctaatatttttaccttttttccggATTCATTATCTTAcatttttcaatcacatgatcttggcgcttattatgccaagatgccacgccaagatgctgtgccaagggcgcttaggagaaatccacgcttctgtgcagcccgcagtacacttctcattttaaatgtactcttcttccctcacatgcacagactgCCATGTAGATAGGGCCTTTGTTatttatacagcaggaaaattgcttggaaacaccaagttgattttaccttgtctttcatccCAGACAGGTCTCAGAAGCCTAGTTAAGTAGCTAGGGCCCCAGTAGTACATTGTTAACCCCCTTACCagactcaccacacctcccagccCTAAGGGCCCCTCACATCAACAAtagatagttagatagtGCCTTAAGCATTCTAGCAtatagtagtatagccttagttgTTAGCTTAAGTAAGCTTCACCTTGTATTagatacagccttaagcacccacccctagtgtgtacccacctgtcctagacgtctgatGGGACATcaaggggatggcgcttgtggccatgggTTACAAATGAagctaagttgcttaaggcaacaacaatcctaactacggcaacaagcaactatcctacaacaacaagaccgcttaaggtagcaacaagctatctaagtacagtgtcaaagctgcttaaggcggtgtagagctatctaagtagtaactaagtaattactgggctgtatggcccttgtacactgagtggatgcaacaagaggtaattgacctgggtgttaccatggttggttggcctccttatatattacacaggtgagctatttacaattacatgatatgcaaaaccataaccaataagaaccccgttctgcagttggccttactcatgcatacatgtcactgatgtgtcatgatgacgttataggtggaggtggctatgtatgcttgacaagcgcagatggggacatggcctggcgcttagcgtgttgatataagtgccaaagtcacgtgattcaaaaagttgtctgtttgtctttgtttaaaatcgagaaaatgggaataaattccctggtattgagtgtgtctacaacactgccccccctctaagggccttggcagcgccaagggccttcttcttcatctctTCCTCATACTTTTTTAAAATTTTTCCTGTGTTTTTCAGGTTTTCCTGgggttcccacgtgttttcctCTGacccataccctttccatttgaccctgaagaaccattttctgTCCCGTTCTTCTGCGTCTGTTATGCCttcaactttgtattcttcttccccatccacggtgaTTGGTGGCAGGCGGTTTTCAAAGGCTTGGTTACTGTCTTGTTTGACTTTTGATAGTaatcctacatagaagacgttgtggatttgcATGGTTGGTGGAAGTTCTAGGCAGTAAGCCCGGTCAGAGATTTTCTCAGTAACCTTGAAGGGTCCCAATTGTTGTTCTGTTAATTTGGGGCTCAAAGTTTTGAGTTTGACGTTCTTTGCGTCCAACCACacttcttctccaacttCAAATTCTGTTGGGCTTCCTGCTTCTCCAGCAACCATTTGTGACTTGGACTGCCAAAGAGTGGCTTCCACTTCCCTCCATTGGGCTTCCATCAAATTGGCAAGTTTATTGGCTTCTGGAACATCTGTTGGGACATTGGACAGGGTCAAAGTGGGTTCCCAGccgtacagggctttgaagGGGGTCTTCCCTGTGCTGCTGTGTACTGCATTGTTATacgcaaattccgccatgggGAGCcacttggtccagtccctttgattAATCCCTGAGTacgccctgaggaagtgttctATTGATGGGTTTACTTGTTCTGTCTGGCCATTGCTCTGAGGGTGGTATGCTgaagagaagtgggggtctatccctaggcgtttgtacagtgcTTTTAGGAATTTATTGTTAAACACCCTTCCTCTGTCCAAGACCGTTTTTTTGGGCATTCCGTGCcgtttccatacgttttCCAGGAATAGCTCTGCCAACTCaggggccttgagttttTTAGAACACTTGACAAATATtccgtacttggtgaagctgtcaacaatgaccaagatTGAGTTGCAGTTTCTGTCATTTGGCAaatctacaatcatgtcataggaaacgtgttgccagggtctggtAGGGAGTTCTAGTGGCTGGGGTGGAAGGGGCGCGTACTTGGGCTTTCTAATTTGttggcaggtttcacaggagtccacgtGCCAATATGTGTCAGCACAGATCCCAGGCCAGTAATAGTTCCTCAATACCAGTTCTAGGGTCCATTGtcttcctggatgtcctgccaaggggctgtcatggtAGATACACAATAATTCCGTTTGTAAGGTACCAATGTCCGGAACCACAATTcttccttggtagaataatAACCCAGCCTCCATCTGGTAATCTTTGAACGcttgtttgatggatggtggtgccttggatttgttctGGAGGAACTGTAGGATCTCTTCTAGGGACTTGTCTTGATCCAGGGATGACTCTATCTggtgttgtagttctttCTCTGGCATGACTAGGgcagtgttggcaaatacgggTTCTGGTAACATGGACTGGGGTTCTGGCAGAATGTTGGCGTGGTCTGAGCGGCGTGACAAAGCGTCTGGTTTTCCCAACTGTTTACCTGGCCTgtacacaatttggaaattaTAGCCGGCAAGTAGGAGATGCCATTGTGCGTGGCAACAGTTGAAGGTCAgggattctttccaatattccaggttgcaATGATTGGTGAACACAGTAATAGGGTGCAGGGTCCCCTccaggaagatacgccagtattcaaaggatCATATGATAGCCAGCAGTTCTTTGTTGTGGGTATCATAGTTCTGTTctgctcccttgaatgattccaaCAAGAAGCCCAGGGGGTGTAGGCGTCTGTCCTCCTGTTGTTGGCTTAGAATGGATCCTAGGGCCGTGCCcaatgcgtctgtttccagaaAATAGGGTTTTGTGGGGTCCACATG
Encoded proteins:
- a CDS encoding Retrotransposable element Tf2 protein gives rise to the protein MLPEPVFANTALVMPEKELQHQIESSLDQDKSLEEILQFLQNKSKAPPSIKQAFKDYQMEAGLLFYQGRIVVPDIGTLQTELLCIYHDSPLAGHPGRQWTLELVLRNYYWPGICADTYWHVDSCETCQQIRKPKYAPLPPQPLELPTRPWQHVSYDMIVDLPNDRNCNSILVIVDSFTKYGIFVKCSKKLKAPELAELFLENVWKRHGMPKKTVLDRGRVFNNKFLKALYKRLGIDPHFSSAYHPQSNGQTEQVNPSIEHFLRAYSGINQRDWTKWLPMAEFAYNNAVHSSTGKTPFKALYGWEPTLTLSNVPTDVPEANKLANLMEAQWREVEATLWQSKSQMVAGEAGSPTEFEVGEEVWLDAKNVKLKTLSPKLTEQQLGPFKVTEKISDRAYCLELPPTMQIHNVFYVGLLSKVKQDSNQAFENRLPPITVDGEEEYKVEGITDAEERDRKWFFRVKWKGYGSEENTWEPQENLKNTGKILKKYEEEMKKKALGAAKALRGGAVL